From Priestia filamentosa, a single genomic window includes:
- a CDS encoding glycoside hydrolase family 18 protein, whose amino-acid sequence MFVHVVQTGDSLFSISNRYRYPVAQLRAVNGLETENIVPGQALLIPLYVYTVQPGDTLRTIAQKSYVSQERLRRENPSINFNALQPGMNVNIPNTSNYIAGTLQYYGVRSPELDRELINDFAPYSSSIAIFEYHFGPNGDIVNRLDDLVAIQTTWQNRVTPLVTITNLKTSGFDTGVARQVLNNPTARTNLINNIVYLVSTKGYGGVNIDFEQIRFEDRDLFTGFLRQLGDQLHSRGYALTIAVPAKTSEDISWLRGYDYGGIGAVVDYMFIMAYDWHHPGSEPGPVAPLVEVENTVQFAINRVPRRKLIIGVPLYGYNWNIPYIPGTVAAAISNQNAIETAMKYGAPVQYSETYKSPYFRYNDENGQRHEVWFEDVRSMSEKMMLVKRYGLQAIGAWQLTLGFTPGPWLLRKFFTIRKL is encoded by the coding sequence ATGTTTGTTCATGTGGTGCAGACAGGTGATAGCTTATTTTCGATAAGTAATAGATATCGTTATCCTGTTGCTCAACTTCGCGCTGTTAATGGGTTAGAAACGGAGAACATTGTTCCAGGGCAGGCTTTACTTATTCCTCTTTATGTGTATACAGTACAGCCTGGTGACACACTTCGTACTATTGCTCAGAAGTCATATGTTTCTCAGGAACGGTTAAGAAGAGAAAATCCTTCAATCAATTTTAATGCTCTACAACCAGGGATGAACGTGAACATTCCAAACACATCAAATTATATCGCAGGCACGCTTCAATATTATGGTGTGCGTAGTCCAGAGCTTGATCGTGAATTAATCAATGATTTTGCACCATACTCTTCTTCCATTGCTATTTTTGAATATCATTTTGGACCTAATGGAGACATTGTAAACAGGTTAGATGACTTAGTTGCTATTCAAACGACGTGGCAAAACCGAGTGACCCCTCTTGTTACGATTACCAATTTAAAGACAAGTGGATTTGACACTGGCGTCGCTCGTCAAGTATTAAACAATCCAACTGCAAGAACAAATCTTATAAACAATATTGTTTATCTCGTATCAACAAAAGGTTATGGGGGAGTTAATATTGACTTTGAACAAATTCGATTTGAAGATCGAGATTTGTTTACTGGATTTTTGCGCCAGTTAGGGGATCAGCTTCACTCAAGGGGATATGCTTTAACTATTGCAGTGCCAGCCAAAACAAGTGAGGATATTTCATGGTTAAGAGGATATGACTACGGAGGAATTGGAGCTGTTGTCGATTATATGTTCATTATGGCTTATGATTGGCATCATCCAGGAAGTGAACCAGGTCCTGTTGCACCACTTGTAGAAGTTGAGAATACAGTCCAGTTTGCGATTAACAGAGTGCCGAGAAGAAAACTCATCATTGGGGTACCTTTATATGGGTACAACTGGAACATTCCGTATATACCAGGAACGGTCGCTGCTGCTATCTCAAACCAGAATGCTATTGAAACAGCAATGAAATACGGAGCACCTGTGCAGTATTCTGAAACATATAAGTCCCCTTATTTTCGTTACAACGATGAAAACGGGCAGAGGCATGAAGTATGGTTTGAAGACGTAAGAAGTATGAGTGAAAAGATGATGTTAGTAAAGCGGTATGGACTTCAGGCAATAGGGGCTTGGCAACTTACGCTTGGTTTTACGCCGGGACCATGGCTCTTACGAAAATTCTTTACGATTAGGAAATTATGA
- a CDS encoding DUF1648 domain-containing protein, whose amino-acid sequence MHSSNRPLLHIPQTKKEKIWNAIGILFYVGSILFLLFSWYDIPSKVPAHYNIAGEVNRWGSKWELLLLPGISTFLLILMTLLEKFPHVHNYPERFNENNAAHFYLNSRRLVNRLKNICLIVFSLIVFESVSISLGWGFRIGIWFLPFMLISTLLPIVINLLERRHIK is encoded by the coding sequence ATGCACTCATCAAATCGACCGCTTCTACACATTCCTCAAACGAAGAAGGAGAAAATCTGGAATGCTATTGGAATCCTGTTTTATGTTGGTTCTATTTTGTTCTTACTTTTTTCCTGGTATGATATCCCTTCTAAAGTTCCTGCTCACTACAATATAGCAGGAGAAGTGAACAGATGGGGATCAAAGTGGGAGCTACTTTTACTTCCAGGCATAAGCACTTTTCTTCTTATCTTAATGACATTGCTTGAAAAATTCCCACACGTTCATAACTATCCAGAGCGTTTTAACGAAAACAATGCCGCTCACTTCTACTTAAACAGTCGTAGGCTGGTAAATAGGCTTAAAAATATATGTTTGATAGTGTTTTCTCTTATTGTATTTGAGTCCGTCTCTATTTCGCTCGGTTGGGGATTCCGTATAGGGATATGGTTCCTACCATTTATGCTTATAAGCACTCTTCTTCCAATCGTTATAAATCTTTTAGAGCGCAGACATATTAAATGA
- the murI gene encoding glutamate racemase has protein sequence MKIGFFDSGLGGISVLHEAVKHFPNESFLYYADTLHVPYGSKTKEEVKSYVLQAAEEIIKQDVKALVVACNTATSIAIETLRATYNIPIIGMEPAAKPALEISRSLNKRVLVFATSLTLKQAKYKHLLETIDDQSLIDSIPLQELVQYCEHLNFDQDTLKAYFQSKVQGLDLHQYGTVVLGCTHFPFYRGLLRDMFPPTVQFIDGSIGTVKRLEYVLKERNMLNTAGEQSVTFTSSTGAKEYEQKMKKAFHFLEKGKHEKVQKTDLV, from the coding sequence ATGAAAATTGGTTTCTTTGACTCAGGACTTGGTGGGATTTCTGTTTTGCATGAGGCTGTAAAACATTTTCCTAACGAAAGTTTTTTATACTATGCAGATACACTGCACGTTCCTTATGGAAGCAAAACAAAAGAAGAAGTAAAGTCTTACGTGCTGCAAGCAGCAGAGGAAATTATCAAACAAGATGTAAAAGCGCTCGTTGTAGCATGCAATACAGCAACAAGTATTGCAATTGAAACATTAAGAGCTACGTACAACATCCCTATTATCGGAATGGAACCTGCTGCAAAGCCAGCGCTTGAAATTAGTCGTTCCTTAAATAAACGAGTCCTTGTTTTTGCTACTTCGCTAACACTTAAACAAGCTAAATATAAGCATTTACTCGAGACGATTGACGATCAATCTTTAATTGATTCGATTCCCCTTCAAGAACTTGTTCAATATTGTGAACATCTGAACTTTGATCAGGACACATTAAAAGCCTATTTTCAGTCGAAAGTACAAGGGCTAGATCTTCACCAATATGGTACTGTTGTACTTGGATGCACTCATTTCCCTTTTTATAGAGGACTTCTTCGTGATATGTTTCCACCAACTGTTCAATTTATTGATGGAAGTATCGGAACTGTTAAAAGGTTAGAATACGTATTGAAGGAGCGCAATATGCTGAACACTGCTGGTGAGCAAAGTGTAACATTTACATCTTCAACTGGCGCAAAAGAGTACGAACAAAAGATGAAAAAAGCTTTTCACTTTCTTGAAAAAGGAAAACATGAAAAAGTTCAAAAAACTGACCTTGTATAA
- a CDS encoding ABC transporter permease — translation MLWLFLDENYVKPCAIIKTVADWTVWLYVFIPGMLFLIVFYLYYLGNTSPSFIHFMDKYLFFVFFFYLLWGKIRTFLEKPDEVFSALNKPFIKKIVSFGILYSSGKIIVTNFLLFALLYPFLCDLSYSLSFSAYIITGAILQLFRSLCFYIIETVRWRYTVQCLVKFFTIFAIALALYSILYIHSLSPYIWGFGSLFVILLIIVKVNGPFFIDKEIERELSNSNRLREIILQQADALDYKSKPNRLFKGTYLFRNETIEDTIIDSFIKTTIRNSKTLRMIAQIVLYSLIAIIVISNTLMKEISLLFVLFLFKQVVNNEWRLFIQSLKDQSLLNIQKVHKLALKVTVTPYFFGLVAFGAATVLFFSLKEAIMFLMGNGILFFLAKRKYF, via the coding sequence ATGCTTTGGCTCTTTTTAGACGAAAACTACGTGAAACCATGCGCTATTATAAAAACGGTTGCTGATTGGACTGTTTGGTTATACGTCTTCATTCCTGGAATGTTATTTCTCATTGTTTTCTATCTGTATTACTTAGGAAATACGTCTCCTTCCTTTATTCATTTTATGGATAAGTATCTATTTTTTGTTTTCTTTTTCTATCTTTTATGGGGGAAAATACGCACTTTCCTAGAGAAACCAGATGAAGTATTTTCAGCTCTCAACAAACCGTTTATAAAAAAGATTGTTAGTTTTGGAATCTTATATTCAAGTGGAAAGATTATCGTCACTAACTTTCTTCTCTTTGCGCTTCTCTACCCTTTTTTATGTGATCTTTCCTATTCACTTTCTTTCTCTGCTTATATTATAACAGGGGCGATTTTACAACTTTTCCGTTCGCTTTGTTTTTACATAATTGAAACGGTAAGATGGCGATATACTGTGCAATGTTTAGTAAAATTCTTCACAATTTTTGCTATTGCATTAGCTCTGTACAGCATTCTTTACATACATAGCCTATCTCCTTATATTTGGGGCTTTGGCAGTTTATTTGTTATATTGCTTATTATTGTAAAAGTGAATGGCCCCTTTTTCATTGACAAAGAGATTGAAAGAGAATTGTCAAACAGCAATCGCCTTCGGGAAATCATTCTCCAGCAAGCAGATGCACTTGATTATAAATCAAAGCCAAATCGTTTATTTAAAGGAACGTATTTATTTAGAAATGAAACAATAGAAGATACAATTATTGATTCTTTTATTAAAACTACGATTCGAAATTCCAAAACGTTGCGAATGATTGCACAGATTGTGTTGTATTCACTTATCGCCATTATCGTTATTTCCAATACGTTGATGAAAGAAATTTCCTTACTGTTTGTCTTGTTTCTTTTCAAACAGGTTGTGAATAACGAATGGCGTTTATTTATTCAATCTTTAAAAGACCAATCGCTACTCAATATACAAAAAGTGCATAAACTAGCCCTAAAAGTTACCGTAACTCCATATTTCTTTGGGCTCGTTGCTTTTGGCGCAGCAACAGTTCTTTTTTTTTCTCTCAAAGAAGCCATCATGTTCCTCATGGGAAACGGCATTTTATTTTTTCTTGCTAAAAGAAAATATTTTTAA
- a CDS encoding ABC transporter ATP-binding protein: protein MTKTENEIQTYVPEHPSFYHYLTLREHIRLKASLHHIPKEVYEKRAQDLLSLFNLDTKLDHFPIHFSKGMKQKAMLLFSFITEADFFIIDEPFIGLDPKATKDLLHLIIKERKRGACILMCTHVLDTAERYCDSFVFLHEGKILSQGNLEEIRQKAGLPSKPLLECFYKPQESEEALS from the coding sequence ATTACTAAAACAGAAAATGAAATTCAAACATATGTACCTGAACACCCTTCTTTTTATCATTATTTAACACTAAGGGAACATATTCGCTTAAAAGCCTCCCTCCACCACATTCCTAAGGAAGTTTATGAAAAAAGAGCACAGGATCTTCTTTCTCTTTTCAATTTAGACACAAAGCTTGACCATTTTCCCATTCACTTTTCAAAAGGAATGAAACAAAAAGCAATGCTGCTTTTCTCCTTCATAACAGAAGCTGACTTCTTTATCATTGATGAACCTTTTATCGGACTTGATCCAAAAGCAACAAAAGATTTACTTCACCTCATTATAAAGGAACGAAAAAGAGGAGCCTGTATTTTAATGTGTACGCATGTGTTGGATACAGCTGAACGCTACTGTGACTCTTTTGTGTTTCTCCACGAGGGAAAAATACTTTCACAAGGGAATCTTGAAGAGATTAGACAAAAAGCGGGTTTACCTTCCAAACCACTTCTTGAATGCTTTTACAAACCCCAAGAAAGCGAGGAAGCCCTAAGTTGA
- a CDS encoding ATP-binding cassette domain-containing protein, producing MISVNIEKAGYVQNQEIISNVYFKIQKGQLVGLIGSNGAGKSTTIKSIIGTMPFLKREDY from the coding sequence ATGATTTCTGTAAATATTGAAAAAGCGGGTTATGTACAAAACCAAGAAATTATTTCTAATGTCTACTTCAAGATTCAGAAAGGACAACTTGTAGGACTTATTGGATCAAATGGAGCGGGGAAAAGTACGACAATTAAATCTATTATTGGTACAATGCCCTTCTTAAAAAGGGAAGATTACTAA
- a CDS encoding chromate transporter, with protein MLLWQLFKTFFIIGLVSFGGGYAIIPVIQTEVLRHEWMTPQQFTDMIAIAGMSPGPIATNSAVLVGYSMANLKGAVVSALGILLPSVILVLIIALAFQKLHHHPIVKSVFYGLRPIVVSLIIYSAIKFAVSNGLVSLDASFHTISLIVICGLSLFALLKLRWNPVYVIILSGLVGIALYS; from the coding sequence GTGCTGTTATGGCAGCTTTTTAAAACATTTTTTATTATTGGTTTAGTTTCTTTTGGAGGTGGATATGCCATTATTCCTGTTATTCAAACCGAAGTATTAAGACACGAATGGATGACGCCCCAACAATTTACAGACATGATTGCAATCGCCGGTATGTCTCCTGGTCCGATTGCCACAAATAGCGCTGTTCTTGTAGGATACTCGATGGCAAATTTAAAAGGAGCGGTGGTTTCTGCGCTTGGAATTCTTCTTCCTTCCGTCATTTTGGTTCTTATTATCGCTTTAGCGTTTCAAAAACTCCATCATCATCCCATCGTAAAATCAGTATTCTATGGCCTTCGCCCTATTGTAGTTAGCTTAATTATTTATTCAGCAATCAAATTTGCTGTTTCAAACGGCCTTGTTAGTTTAGATGCTTCCTTTCATACGATAAGTTTAATCGTAATTTGTGGGTTATCTCTATTTGCGCTTTTAAAACTGCGCTGGAATCCAGTTTACGTAATTATTTTATCAGGGCTTGTAGGCATTGCTCTTTACTCTTAA
- a CDS encoding chromate transporter, with translation MKEEWKKLFHIFWAFLKISPVTFGGGYAMIPLIEKEIVEKRKWLKKEEVTDVLALSQSVPGAVAVNSATFIGQRVGGVKGLIAAALGVSLPTFGIILALGILYIFIQDNPKVEAAFMAIRASVVALILYAAIKVSRTALLDKTTIAIFIVGIPLLFLFHPILIILLGGIIGIAVVSIKKRLGYTVTFEKEEEDEEDKYWHYMI, from the coding sequence ATGAAAGAAGAATGGAAAAAGCTTTTTCACATCTTTTGGGCATTTTTAAAGATTAGTCCTGTTACATTCGGTGGCGGATATGCCATGATTCCGCTTATCGAAAAAGAGATTGTTGAAAAGCGAAAATGGCTAAAAAAAGAAGAAGTAACAGACGTTCTTGCCCTTTCACAATCGGTACCTGGAGCGGTTGCTGTGAATTCAGCTACTTTTATTGGGCAAAGAGTTGGCGGTGTAAAAGGGCTAATTGCTGCTGCTCTTGGCGTTTCCTTACCAACGTTCGGAATCATTCTTGCACTTGGAATTTTATATATTTTCATTCAAGACAACCCGAAAGTAGAAGCTGCTTTTATGGCTATTCGCGCTTCCGTTGTAGCACTTATCTTATACGCGGCCATAAAAGTGAGCAGAACAGCTCTTTTAGACAAAACAACCATTGCCATTTTTATCGTAGGGATTCCCCTTTTATTTCTGTTTCATCCTATCTTAATTATTCTTTTAGGCGGCATTATAGGCATTGCTGTTGTTTCTATTAAAAAACGTCTTGGTTATACCGTCACATTCGAAAAAGAAGAAGAGGATGAAGAAGATAAATACTGGCACTACATGATTTAA
- a CDS encoding CAP domain-containing protein, giving the protein MKKTIIASALALSIAGGAAATSTSAMTMYKEPPFEAYKVDKGDTFYFIAKRYGLDYKELMKLNPNVDPYNMKVGSILRLKPENQSTTTPTSSQSSVSAYEQEVVKLVNAERAKAGLQPLQVDNEVSKTARLKSQDMHDNHYFDHNSPTYGSPFDMMKQFGITYKAAGENIAQGQQTPAEVMKAWMNSPGHKANILSNKYTHIGVGYVKDGNYWTQQFIGK; this is encoded by the coding sequence ATGAAAAAAACGATTATTGCATCTGCTTTGGCCCTGTCTATTGCAGGCGGAGCTGCAGCAACAAGTACAAGTGCCATGACAATGTATAAGGAACCACCTTTTGAAGCATATAAAGTAGACAAAGGAGATACTTTCTACTTTATCGCGAAACGTTATGGCTTAGATTATAAAGAGTTAATGAAATTAAACCCAAACGTTGATCCATATAACATGAAAGTTGGTTCTATTCTTCGTTTAAAACCTGAAAATCAAAGCACAACTACACCAACTTCTTCTCAATCAAGCGTAAGTGCCTATGAACAAGAAGTTGTAAAACTTGTAAACGCAGAACGTGCAAAAGCTGGTTTACAGCCACTTCAAGTTGATAACGAAGTTTCAAAAACAGCTCGTCTTAAATCACAAGATATGCATGACAACCACTATTTCGATCATAATTCTCCTACATATGGTTCACCATTCGATATGATGAAGCAGTTTGGAATTACATATAAAGCAGCTGGAGAAAATATTGCTCAAGGTCAGCAAACTCCTGCTGAAGTAATGAAAGCTTGGATGAATAGCCCTGGTCATAAAGCAAATATTTTAAGCAATAAATATACTCATATTGGTGTTGGATATGTAAAAGACGGAAACTACTGGACACAGCAGTTTATCGGAAAATAA
- a CDS encoding AzlD domain-containing protein, with amino-acid sequence MNVNSTTLLIILGCAIVTVIPRVLPFIIVRNVALPQPALKWLSYVPICILTALVVENFIIHTEQGLKIDWTVISVIIPTALIALWTKSLSLTVIVGVLLMAGIRYFIF; translated from the coding sequence ATGAATGTAAACAGTACAACACTTCTTATTATTTTAGGATGTGCCATTGTTACCGTTATTCCCCGCGTTCTTCCGTTTATTATAGTGCGGAACGTCGCGCTGCCACAGCCCGCATTAAAATGGCTCTCTTATGTGCCAATTTGTATTTTGACAGCGCTTGTTGTTGAAAATTTTATCATTCACACAGAACAAGGGTTAAAAATAGACTGGACCGTGATTTCCGTCATTATTCCAACCGCTCTTATTGCCCTTTGGACAAAAAGTTTATCATTGACTGTGATTGTTGGCGTTTTACTTATGGCAGGAATCCGCTACTTTATATTTTAA
- a CDS encoding AzlC family ABC transporter permease codes for MIAEKAASHKESHALTFSQGVKDCIPTLLGYISIGLAAGVVGVASHLSVMEVALLSLLVYAGAAQFVICALLASHSSISAIILTTFIINLRHLLLSATLAPHFSQHSLLKNIGIGMLVTDESFGVASSKIAKNEKLTDRWMNGLNITAYVFWILSCTVGALFGNLISNPEKFGLDFALTAMFIALLVLQLESIIPEKVKHYLRLMIYMVIAMIVLSFFVPSHVAVILSTVIVATIGVVSDK; via the coding sequence TTGATTGCTGAAAAAGCTGCAAGTCATAAAGAGAGTCACGCTCTCACCTTTTCGCAAGGCGTGAAAGATTGTATTCCCACTCTCTTAGGCTACATAAGTATTGGATTAGCTGCAGGTGTTGTTGGTGTTGCATCGCATTTGAGCGTTATGGAAGTGGCACTTCTGTCTCTACTCGTTTATGCAGGAGCGGCCCAATTTGTTATTTGCGCTTTACTTGCTTCACATAGTTCTATCTCTGCTATTATTTTAACAACTTTTATTATTAATTTACGACATCTTCTTTTAAGTGCGACGCTTGCTCCACACTTCTCTCAACATTCTTTATTAAAAAACATAGGAATTGGAATGCTTGTAACAGATGAGTCATTTGGTGTTGCTTCAAGCAAGATCGCAAAAAATGAAAAGCTAACAGATCGTTGGATGAATGGACTAAATATAACAGCTTATGTTTTTTGGATTTTATCATGCACTGTTGGAGCTCTATTTGGTAACTTAATTTCAAATCCTGAAAAATTCGGGCTTGATTTTGCCTTAACAGCCATGTTCATCGCGCTGCTTGTCTTGCAGCTTGAAAGTATTATCCCTGAAAAAGTAAAACATTATTTACGATTGATGATTTACATGGTTATTGCGATGATTGTTCTTTCCTTTTTTGTTCCTTCACATGTAGCCGTTATTCTTTCTACGGTTATTGTAGCAACGATCGGGGTGGTGAGTGATAAATGA
- a CDS encoding helix-turn-helix domain-containing protein, whose protein sequence is MEEIQHIIGNNLMKFRKQRGFSLDHVSELTGVSKAMLAQIEKGKSSPTVTTLWKIANGLNISFSEFIKEDKPDVRKVHIGDLNAITDDEEQYRVYPFFPYHPEKKFEIYIVTLESGCVHEAKTHLGEEYLLMKEGELTIKFQDEEHLLSSGDALNFMGNLSHSYMNTSAQPASFFLLMYYSE, encoded by the coding sequence ATGGAAGAAATTCAGCATATTATCGGAAACAACCTTATGAAATTTAGAAAGCAGCGCGGCTTTTCACTTGACCACGTTTCAGAATTAACAGGTGTCAGCAAAGCAATGCTTGCTCAAATTGAGAAAGGGAAATCAAGTCCAACCGTTACAACCCTTTGGAAGATTGCGAACGGTCTTAATATTTCGTTTTCAGAATTTATTAAAGAGGACAAGCCAGATGTTCGAAAAGTGCATATAGGAGATTTAAATGCGATCACAGATGACGAAGAACAATATCGTGTATATCCATTTTTTCCTTATCATCCTGAGAAAAAATTTGAAATTTATATTGTAACCCTTGAGTCTGGTTGTGTTCATGAAGCAAAAACACACTTAGGAGAAGAGTACTTATTAATGAAAGAAGGAGAGCTTACGATAAAGTTCCAGGATGAGGAGCATCTGCTTTCATCAGGCGATGCGCTTAACTTTATGGGAAACCTTTCTCATAGTTATATGAATACATCAGCACAACCTGCAAGCTTCTTCTTACTGATGTATTATTCAGAATAA
- a CDS encoding DUF3231 family protein: MGILSGNPKDEPMHYGEVFGLWSFVSVTKGCLAAYQTYLNHIGDKDLHKLILEVIDQCKQEIKESEALLKENGVGLPPSPPERPEACLEDIPVGARFQDMEISAAVSIEIGAGLVTCSQLISQSIREDLATMFAQIHMQKATIAAKFLRLNKEKGWLVPPPLHTFKQKDC, from the coding sequence ATGGGTATTTTAAGTGGAAATCCAAAAGATGAACCAATGCATTATGGAGAAGTATTTGGGTTATGGTCGTTCGTTAGTGTCACAAAAGGGTGTTTGGCAGCTTATCAAACTTATTTAAACCATATCGGTGATAAAGATTTACATAAGCTAATTTTAGAAGTGATTGATCAATGTAAACAAGAAATTAAAGAAAGCGAAGCACTTCTAAAAGAAAACGGAGTTGGACTCCCCCCTTCTCCACCAGAACGTCCTGAAGCGTGTTTAGAAGATATCCCAGTCGGAGCAAGATTTCAAGATATGGAAATTTCCGCTGCTGTCTCAATAGAAATCGGAGCAGGATTAGTAACTTGTAGCCAACTTATTAGTCAATCAATTCGAGAAGATTTAGCGACGATGTTTGCTCAAATTCATATGCAAAAAGCTACAATTGCAGCAAAGTTTTTACGCCTTAATAAAGAAAAAGGTTGGTTAGTTCCTCCCCCTCTTCATACATTCAAGCAAAAAGATTGCTAA
- a CDS encoding cytochrome P450 → MEKEVIALKEIMKAKKRTDEFFPINWYKEKLESDPVYFHEETNTWNVFKYKHVKEVLSNYKFFSSEGERTTISVGAKSKEGQTPDKVQLTSVDPPAHRKSRSLLSAAFTPRSLKEWEPRIRQIVRNLLDNIEENSENDIVQVLTGPLPAVVMADLFGLSGTDQMLFKKWVDILFQPFDKNKQEDIEAQKQKAAKEYYEYLYPYVAERRFNLSDDIISDLIRAEVDDEKFTDDEIVRITMMILGAGIETTSHMLANTFYALLYDDQSIYKELRSNIKLVPNTVEEMLRYRFHMSRRDRTVKQDNDLLGVPLKKGDVVIAWMSAANVDEEVFENAFSLDIHRSNNKKHLTFGSGAHFCLGAPLARLEGQIALEEFVQRFSKIEPVEGFELEENLTDSATGQSLTHLPLKVYK, encoded by the coding sequence ATGGAAAAAGAAGTTATTGCACTTAAAGAGATTATGAAGGCTAAGAAACGAACGGATGAATTTTTTCCAATTAATTGGTATAAGGAAAAGCTTGAAAGTGATCCTGTCTATTTTCACGAGGAAACCAACACATGGAACGTTTTTAAATATAAACATGTAAAAGAAGTGCTGAGCAACTATAAATTCTTCTCAAGTGAAGGAGAACGAACAACAATTTCTGTTGGCGCCAAAAGTAAAGAAGGTCAAACTCCGGATAAAGTACAGCTCACAAGTGTAGATCCGCCAGCACATCGTAAAAGTCGATCATTGCTATCTGCAGCTTTCACACCGCGAAGTTTGAAAGAGTGGGAGCCGCGTATTCGCCAAATTGTTAGAAACCTTTTGGATAATATAGAGGAAAACAGTGAAAATGATATTGTCCAAGTACTGACAGGGCCTCTACCAGCTGTAGTTATGGCTGATTTGTTTGGTCTTTCAGGTACTGATCAAATGTTATTTAAAAAATGGGTTGATATTCTCTTCCAGCCGTTTGATAAAAACAAACAAGAAGACATTGAAGCACAGAAACAAAAGGCTGCGAAAGAATATTACGAGTATCTTTATCCATATGTAGCAGAACGACGCTTTAATCTTTCAGATGATATTATTTCGGATTTAATTCGAGCAGAAGTAGACGATGAGAAGTTTACAGATGATGAAATTGTACGCATAACAATGATGATTTTAGGAGCGGGTATTGAAACAACAAGTCATATGTTAGCTAATACATTTTATGCGCTGTTATATGACGATCAATCGATATATAAAGAATTGCGCTCTAATATAAAACTAGTGCCGAATACGGTAGAAGAAATGCTTCGCTATCGCTTTCATATGTCAAGAAGAGACCGTACTGTAAAACAAGATAACGATTTGCTTGGTGTTCCTCTGAAAAAAGGAGATGTCGTAATTGCATGGATGAGTGCGGCGAACGTTGATGAAGAAGTATTTGAAAATGCATTTTCACTTGATATTCATCGTTCCAACAATAAAAAGCATTTAACATTTGGAAGTGGCGCGCATTTTTGTCTTGGTGCACCGCTTGCAAGATTAGAAGGGCAGATTGCACTCGAAGAATTTGTTCAACGATTTTCTAAAATTGAGCCTGTAGAAGGATTTGAATTAGAAGAGAATTTAACAGATTCAGCAACAGGTCAATCTTTAACACATCTTCCCCTTAAAGTATATAAGTAA
- a CDS encoding PadR family transcriptional regulator produces the protein MSLSLEIFILGILSEGHSHPYEIKKTILKNLSDEENLKIKDGTLYYRFDTLLKKELIQKVEIVREVNRPDKTMYAITDKGREVLKEDIYKSFKNFSNIKTVYSSILFLKHVDLQIVMFLVQEAIEKVKKQREQLINESAAEWWESRETEIDYGKKEDYHFVKNHFNETIDFNLAGLEKFLAFLKQKQ, from the coding sequence ATGTCACTGTCACTGGAGATTTTTATACTGGGTATTCTAAGTGAAGGACACAGTCATCCGTATGAAATCAAGAAAACGATCTTGAAAAATTTAAGCGATGAGGAAAACCTTAAAATAAAAGATGGTACATTGTATTATCGATTTGATACGTTACTAAAAAAAGAACTTATTCAAAAAGTAGAAATCGTTCGTGAAGTAAATCGTCCTGATAAAACAATGTACGCTATTACAGATAAAGGACGAGAAGTATTAAAAGAAGATATTTATAAAAGCTTTAAAAACTTTTCAAATATCAAAACAGTCTATTCATCCATCCTTTTTTTAAAACATGTAGATCTTCAAATTGTTATGTTTCTTGTTCAAGAAGCAATTGAAAAAGTAAAGAAACAAAGGGAACAGTTAATAAATGAAAGTGCTGCAGAATGGTGGGAAAGTAGGGAAACTGAAATAGACTATGGCAAAAAAGAAGATTATCATTTTGTTAAAAACCATTTTAATGAAACAATAGATTTCAACTTAGCGGGCCTTGAAAAATTTCTTGCGTTTCTTAAACAAAAACAATAA